From a region of the Phragmites australis chromosome 21, lpPhrAust1.1, whole genome shotgun sequence genome:
- the LOC133903635 gene encoding desmethyl-deoxy-podophyllotoxin synthase-like has translation MDSTSVFYCILALVPLLYLIKSQTTSVGSRYDGLRLPPGPWKLPVIGSLHHMLRTQPHRALRELSQRHGPLMSLEFGELPVIVASSREAAEEVMKTNDAFLASRPQTTTVKIIRKKGDAISLAPYGDHWRQLRKICTVELLSAKRVQSFWAIREEEVMRLVQAISSATTPDVNLSELVTSYGNDVGAHTIMSDRFSDRNAFMRYVTEAFKLAGTFRLADLYPSSRLACAMSRTMSKIEVFLDGLFKLMDGIMERGTQEDSKDLIDVLLRIQKQGGLEPPLTMGNIKSVLLELLVGSTDTVPSVLQWAMAELMRNPEAMSKAQSEVRKAFMGQMKVTEEGLTKLSYLHWVIKETLRLHPPSPILLPRESQETCRVLGYDVPKGTIVLVNAWAISRDAEYWDEPEVFKPERFETDKRDFKGRDFEFTPFGAGRRICPGIVFGLAAIQLALANLLFYFDWNLLEGVSELDMEETMGITAKMKTDIWLKPVQRVPFVSTSVE, from the exons ATGGATAGCACATCTGTCTTCTACTGCATCCTCGCTCTTGTCCCTCTACTTTACCTCATAAAATCTCAAACAACTTCCGTTGGCTCCCGTTACGATGGCCTACGTCTCCCACCGGGGCCCTGGAAGCTCCCGGTAATCGGCAGCCTCCACCACATGCTCCGCACACAACCGCATCGTGCTCTACGCGAACTGTCGCAGCGCCATGGCCCTCTAATGTCCCTTGAGTTCGGCGAGCTTCCTGTCATTGTTGCCTCCTCCCGTGAGGCGGCCGAGGAGGTCATGAAGACCAATGATGCCTTCCTCGCCTCAAGGCCACAGACCACAACAGTCAAGATCATAAGAAAAAAAGGCGATGCCATTTCGCTAGCCCCGTACGGCGATCACTGGCGGCAGCTTCGCAAAATCTGCACGGTTGAGCTTCTAAGTGCAAAGCGTGTTCAGTCTTTCTGGGCCATCCGTGAGGAGGAGGTGATGCGACTTGTGCAAGCCATCTCCTCTGCGACAACTCCGGATGTGAACCTCAGCGAGCTAGTCACCTCTTATGGTAACGACGTAGGGGCGCATACCATCATGAGTGATCGGTTTAGCGACCGGAACGCCTTCATGCGCTACGTTACAGAGGCCTTCAAGTTGGCGGGAACTTTTCGCCTAGCAGACTTGTACCCGTCATCGCGGCTGGCATGTGCTATGAGCCGCACAATGAGTAAGATAGAGGTATTCCTGGATGGCTTATTTAAGTTGATGGATGGCATCATGGAGAGAGGAACACAGGAGGATTCAAAAGACTTGATTGATGTCCTCTTGAGGATTCAGAAGCAAGGAGGCCTTGAGCCCCCTCTTACAATGGGCAATATCAAATCAGTTCTTCTT GAACTTCTTGTCGGGAGCACCGATACCGTGCCTTCGGTCCTACAGTGGGCTATGGCAGAACTGATGAGGAACCCGGAAGCAATGTCTAAGGCACAATCCGAGGTAAGGAAAGCTTTCATGGGGCAAATGAAGGTAACTGAGGAGGGGCTCACCAAACTGAGCTATTTGCATTGGGTCATCAAAGAGACCTTAAGGTTGCATCCTCCTAGCCCAATTTTGTTACCAAGGGAGAGCCAAGAAACCTGCCGTGTTTTGGGCTATGATGTTCCCAAAGGGACAATAGTTCTCGTGAATGCATGGGCAATCTCTAGAGACGCAGAGTATTGGGACGAACCAGAAGTATTCAAACCAGAGAGATTTGAAACTGACAAAAGGGATTTCAAAGGGCGTGACTTCGAGTTCACACCATTTGGTGCTGGGCGACGAATTTGCCCTGGTATAGTGTTTGGGCTTGCTGCAATTCAGCTGGCTCTTGCTAACCTTCTATTTTATTTTGACTGGAATCTCTTAGAAGGCGTCAGTGAACTAGACATGGAAGAAACTATGGGGATCACTGCTAAGATGAAGACAGACATTTGGTTGAAACCTGTTCAGCGAGTACCTTTTGTTTCAACGAGTGTTGAATAA